Below is a genomic region from Scomber scombrus chromosome 3, fScoSco1.1, whole genome shotgun sequence.
ATTTAATACTATGCCATTAATgtgatgttcttttttttttttttttttaattttctgtcaggACATAAACACAGTCCCAGCACACAGAGATTACCTCCCAAGAAATCCCGGCCCTCCCATCTCTCCCTGTCCTGCAATGCTGAACCATCCACCCCGAGTCCTGTTGATGATGACCAGGTGGTCCCCTCATTCCAGAGGCTCTCAGTGTACGAGTGCAGCAGTCCACCACAGACACCAGGCAGATGCTCCAAGCCTCTACCTCCAATCCCTCCACAGACAGACATTTCCCCTGAGCAGGCAATGGACAATGAGGTAGAATTTTTCACAAGTTCAGACGATAGCTGCTGCCTTGTGTCTGATCAGTGTCCAAAATCATCACCTTTTCGATATGGAGTCCCAAGCCGAAGGAGCTTCAGGGACTGTGGGCAGATTAATTATGCTTACTATGACGGTCCTTTAGGACCGCAAAGCCAGATGCAGCCCCAACAGCAACACCAGGCACATCCTCCACAGGAAATGCGGGACCAGCACGAGCAGCAGCGacaggaactgtcagtggtctGTCAGAGACAGCAGGATAAGGCTCAGAGGAGGCTACGGCGCTCTCACTCAGGCCCAGCTGGATCGTTTAACAAGCCCTCTATGCTGCGCCTCCCGTGCAACAAACGCCACACCCACAGTACGGATAAGCCAGAGGTGCCACCACCTATCCCTCCAAGACCAATCAAGACAGTAGACTACCGCCGCTGGTCAGCAGAGGTCTCGTCTGGGGCTTACAGTGATGACGACCGACCACCCAAGGTGCCTCCTAGGGATCCTTTGTCTAGAGGCAGTTCCCGTACCCCGAGCCCAAAGAGCCTCCCGACATACATCAATGGAGTGATGCCCCCCACCCAAAGCTTTGCACCAGATCCTAAGTATGTAAGTTGCCGGGGTTTACAGAGACAAAACAGTGAGGGCTCCCCCTGCATCCTTCCTGTAATGGAGAATGGCAAAAAGGCAAGCACCACACACTATTACCTTCTGCCTGAGAGACCGGCTTTCGTGGACTCACCTTGTGTGGAGAAATTTCTTCGGGTAATGGACAGTCCAGCGGCTCGCAACACAGATGTATCAAATTCAGACTGGGACTGCCACACCAGGAGGAAAGCACCTGTGGATCTAGTTTAAAAGGTTTTAGTTGAAGTAGCAGAGGACTCTACTGTACATGAGCAAAAACCACTTGACAAAATGGTGAAACTGGATGCTAACAAACCTCAAACTGCTgcttttactattttttttaattatcccCTTATGTATTCTGAACACAAAGGGTATGTGCACACTGTATTGAGTTACTGGTAATGTTGGAATAGCTATCACAACCGAGATCCTTTGCTTAAAATTGTATCTCTGACATTAGATAGTGGGCAAAATTCAACATTGTAAAGTATATTTTTGATATGATTTTTATTTCGTGACATTCAATGTTGTGCCGTTTTTTTGCTGAAGATGCGGTACAATCAAGGTACAAGCGGGCCTTGAACCTCACATGCTCAGTGTTTTGTGTCTGGAAGTTTGAGTGTGTTCTGTGAGATACATTGGGGCTTTTTGATGCTGCTTTTGTGTCTCACAAGGGACAAAAGGTCAGTAATGTAACCATGCGTCACTTAATATATGAAGTATAAATACAAGGCAGActaattttttaacaatatgaAGGATGCTAGCACACaaatctccattctgtctgcTATTTTGTGTGTGGggacatgctttttttttagagtACATGTCAACTCTTACATGGTCTCCCTGCTATGATGAAGTTTCAGTCTTACTCAGGCCAATATATCTGTGTAAAATTTGTGTCTCCCACATGTCACGGTACATTTTGTACTAAGAGGTGGATACATTACTGGTAGCTATGCATGTTTCCATTGGAATGTCTAGTGCAGCTTTTTTGGTGTAGTTGTCTGTggatgagtgtgtttgtgcgtatGTAGGTGTGTTTATGCATATGTGAATTTGAACAGCAGACAGAAAATTTGTTCTGATGATACTATATAGAGTGAACAATTAGTAGAAAACTGTCAGCCATACTTGTTACTGTGCTCTGCTTGTTTGCAGCACTTGCTTTTGAGTACAGCTGTCTGAAGTGCACACATTCGATTGCTTTCTTTTCAATGTCCGGGTCTGTTTTGTTGCACAGAAATTGGCCTGTTGAACATAAGTGAATGTATGCTAGTCTTCAGTCAAACAGTTGGAGGAGCTCATTTTTCACTGCATGGAGCAAATTTGCCTCAACTGCTACCTCCCTTCATATGTATCCTATACCCGATTCAAATAAGGCAAAATCTAAATTTATAATCTACAAAAGATGATGTGacctgacacatttttttttaaattaagtaacaCTCAATTAAAAAACGGGTTTGGTTTAAGAGTTAAAAAGTAAATTCTAACCGGATATCCTTAAATAGATTTTAGATCACACAGATGTTAGGCTTTCCTGTTAATGCATTACAAAGACAGTGCAGGGTTATACCTACCTGACACAGACTTTCCTGTTCTGCTCATGCAT
It encodes:
- the errfi1a gene encoding ERBB receptor feedback inhibitor 1a isoform X2, with the protein product MHLNHLLHTGYRHKHSPSTQRLPPKKSRPSHLSLSCNAEPSTPSPVDDDQVVPSFQRLSVYECSSPPQTPGRCSKPLPPIPPQTDISPEQAMDNEVEFFTSSDDSCCLVSDQCPKSSPFRYGVPSRRSFRDCGQINYAYYDGPLGPQSQMQPQQQHQAHPPQEMRDQHEQQRQELSVVCQRQQDKAQRRLRRSHSGPAGSFNKPSMLRLPCNKRHTHSTDKPEVPPPIPPRPIKTVDYRRWSAEVSSGAYSDDDRPPKVPPRDPLSRGSSRTPSPKSLPTYINGVMPPTQSFAPDPKYVSCRGLQRQNSEGSPCILPVMENGKKASTTHYYLLPERPAFVDSPCVEKFLRVMDSPAARNTDVSNSDWDCHTRRKAPVDLV
- the errfi1a gene encoding ERBB receptor feedback inhibitor 1a isoform X1, translating into MRPECAWSMSTVGLTAQETSFPIENPFLRGSHCHSMAGSKSSWSHRHELDNNSFYFSMDTANADTHSYRAQQKGPPPPSPSYERHKHSPSTQRLPPKKSRPSHLSLSCNAEPSTPSPVDDDQVVPSFQRLSVYECSSPPQTPGRCSKPLPPIPPQTDISPEQAMDNEVEFFTSSDDSCCLVSDQCPKSSPFRYGVPSRRSFRDCGQINYAYYDGPLGPQSQMQPQQQHQAHPPQEMRDQHEQQRQELSVVCQRQQDKAQRRLRRSHSGPAGSFNKPSMLRLPCNKRHTHSTDKPEVPPPIPPRPIKTVDYRRWSAEVSSGAYSDDDRPPKVPPRDPLSRGSSRTPSPKSLPTYINGVMPPTQSFAPDPKYVSCRGLQRQNSEGSPCILPVMENGKKASTTHYYLLPERPAFVDSPCVEKFLRVMDSPAARNTDVSNSDWDCHTRRKAPVDLV